From a single Alloactinosynnema sp. L-07 genomic region:
- a CDS encoding DUF2398 family protein — MATSPFSSPSGSRPVGTSVDRYVGQVCPHPGRPTRDYWRKGVTEPGAELELLDVALGKLRALRLVADLPGAMVVPLPAIARYAVDAPTIRSGKAR; from the coding sequence ATGGCCACGTCACCCTTCTCGTCGCCGAGCGGCTCGCGACCGGTCGGAACCAGTGTCGATCGATACGTTGGCCAGGTATGTCCGCACCCTGGCCGCCCAACACGTGACTACTGGCGCAAGGGCGTCACCGAGCCAGGCGCCGAACTGGAACTCCTCGATGTGGCGCTGGGCAAGCTGCGCGCGCTGCGGCTCGTCGCCGATCTGCCCGGTGCGATGGTCGTTCCGCTGCCCGCGATCGCCCGCTACGCCGTCGACGCCCCCACGATCAGGTCAGGAAAGGCGCGATGA